AGGATATGGAAAACAAAAAAACTAATACAAAGAAAAAACAGGGAAAATCTCTTACCAAGAGAGTCACCGGGTGGCTGCATCTATGGCTAGGGTTGGTTTCCGGAATTATTGTGCTGACGGTAACGCTTTCAGGAACCGTATTTGTCTTTTGTGACGAAATTATAGATTGGTGCGGAGGCAGTGCAAAATATGTGCAGGCTCCGGATAATAAAAAGAAAATGGCTCCTGAAGAACTGCTTGTCCAATTTCAGAAACAGGTGCCGGGCAGAAGAGCATTTTATTTCGACACTTATAAAGATGCAGACAGAACCTTCAGAGTGGCCTCAGCTACCCAGCCACCAAAAGATAAAAATGAAGCTAAAGCAGCACAGCCACAGAAGAAAAGCCGTGGTCCGAGAGGTGTATTTGCCTATCACTATCTCGATCCTTATACCGGTAAAATAATGGGATCTACCAAAAGCTATGAATTCTTTTATGTAGTAGCCCATATTCATGCACAGTTGCTGGCAGGAAAGCTTGGAAAGACAGTGGTGGGAATTGCCTCAATTATATTTTTCATCCAGTTAATCAGCGGGTTGATTCTCTGGTGGCCTAAAAAATGGAATAAAACGACAAGAACAGCCGCTTTTAAAATCAAGGCAGGAACAAAATGGCGCAGGAAAAACTACGATTTCCATAATGTTTTCGGCTTTTATACTTTATTGCCGGCAGTATTTATTACCATTACCGGATTGATTATGGCCTATAAGGTTTTAACAGATCTTACTCAGGAAGCCTTCGGAGGAGTAGCAGATCCCCACAAAATTGCAGAGAAGTATGAACCAAAGTTTGATCCTGAGAAAAAAGCATTGCCTTTTACTGATTTTATAGACAGAAACTTCAAAGAAATTCCTGAGGCAAAACAGATCAGAATGAGTGTTCCAAGAAATGATTCATCTACAGTTTATAATGTTGTTGCCGCTCATTTTATTGGGTTAAAAAGTATTTCAAAAGGCAAAAGCAGAGAAATCAACAAGTATACAGGAAACGAAATTCATTACCCTAAAGAAGTCCAGATGCACGAGGTCATTGAACATATGAATTTTGACCTTCATGTCGGCTACTGGGGCGGGATGTTTGGAAAAATCTTCACTTTCATTATCGGGATTATCTGTACAAGTCTTCCCGTGACCGGATTTCTGATCTGGTGGGGAAGGAGGAATAAATCATCAGGGAAAAATAAAGAAATTAAAAATATTCATCAACATAGAAAAGAAGGACATCATGAACAATTGGTTTAAATTTTTATACCTCACAGTATTTGCTTTTTCCATTTCGGGAAAAGCTCAGGAAAAAGTGACAATAGGAGAAAAGCAGAATCTATTTTCAAAAATTTTAAATGAAAACAGGGAAGTCTGGATTCATCTTCCTAAAACATATAATGACAAGACAATCAATCCAGCAAAATATCCGGTAATCTATCTTTTGGATGGAGAAATCAATTTTGAATATTATACAGGAATGAGTGATTTCCTTGCAAGAACTCCTTATGCAGACATTCCGGAATGTATTGTGGTGGGAATTAAAAATACAGAAAGAACCAGAGATCTTACACCTACGAAATCTCACAGGAAAAGTCCGGTAAACCCTGATCTTATTCTTTTTGCAGATAGCGGCGGAAGTGAGAATTTTACAAACTTTTTGCAGGAAGAATTAAAACCATGGATCAATAGAAACTATAGAACTCAGGATTTATCTATATTGGTGGGGCATTCTTTCGGAGGATTGTTTGCAATCAATACTTTCCTTATTCATCCGGATTATTTTAACGCTTATGTGGCGAATGATCCCAGCTTATGGTGGGATAATAAAATAACCGTTTCGAGAACAAAAGATTATCTGGAGAAGAATAAAAAATTTCCAGCCAAAAAATCATTATACGTTTCTCAGGCAGATAACGAAGAACAGCAGAAAAACTGGAATTCTGATATGACACAGGCCATAGAAGAGTTCAAAGGAATTATTGAGCAAAACGGTTCATTGAATTATAAGCATAGCTTTTTCCCGGGAGAAGTACATGGAACGGTTTCTTACCCTGCAAACTATGAAGCGTTGAAGTTTATTTTCAAAGGTTTCAGGACAGATATTAAAAGGCTTGCCAAAAATCCTGAACAGCTTGAAGTGGATTATAAAAAGCTTTCTGATAAAACGGGAACAGAGTTTCTTCCATCAGAAGCTTATCTGAACGTTGTTCTTAAGTTTATGAAAAGTAATGACTTTAAAGAGACGGAAACCTACTTTATGAATCTTAAAAATAAGCTTTATCCTAAAGTAAAATAGGAGATTTTTATTAAATATTGAGAAGGCAGGGTAGATTGAAGACATAAGATCTACCCTGTTTTTTAGAAAAATAATAAAGAAATTTATCCTAAAATTTTGTCAATTAAAAAAAAGTATCGTAATATTGCGATGTAAAATAATATGATATGGGACTTACAAAAACCGAAATATTTACAGAGGAACAGAACCGGTTAGCAGCATTGTTTAAGGTACTTGGGCATCCGGCCAGAATTTCCATTCTTCAGCATATCATCAATCAGAAAGCTTGTATCTGTAATGATTTGGTTGAAGAATTAGGATTAGCTCAGGCTACTATTTCACAACATTTGAAAGAACTTAAAAATACAGGAATTATCAAAGGATCAATTGAAGGGAAATCGGTATGCTATTGTATTAATGAAAAGGTCTGGAAAGAGGTTCAATCTCAGTTTAATCTTTTCTTTAATCAGCAAGCCAATATAGATCAATGCTGCTAAAGCATTTTTTTACATTTTTTAATATCGTTATATCGCAATATGATAATTAATAAAAATGAACGTAAACTTATCCAAAACAATCCAGAAGGCTTTATTTTTGAAACCGATAAATGAAGACCGAAAGAAAATTGTACAGCCTTTGATTGAATTTATCCAAAAGAAAGTAACTCATAATGAAGCGGTCAATATCAGTTTTATTTGCACTCACAATTCCCGCCGGAGTCATTTTTCGCAGATTTGGGCGCAAGTGGCGGCTGCTCATTTCGGAATAGCTAATGTTTTTTGTTATTCAGGAGGAACTGAAGAAACCGCATTGTTTCCTAAAGTTGCAGAAACATTAATCCATCAGGGATTTATTATTTTCAAAATATCTGAGAATGATAATCCTGTCTATGCTATAAAATATGATAAGAATGCTTTCCCCGTAATTGGTTTTTCTAAAAAGTATGACAGCCTGTTTAATCCTGATTCAGGTTTTGCTGCGGTAATCACCTGCTCACAGGCTGATGATGGCTGCCCGTATATAGCAGGGGCCGAAGTCAGAATCCCGATTACTTATGAAGATCCTAAATATTCAGATAATTTACCGGTACAGGAAGAAGTATATCATCAGCGCAGCCTGGAGATCGCTTCAGAAATGCTGTACGTTTTTTCAATGATTAAAAAATAAAAAATGAATCCCAAATTAAAACTTCTCGACCGCTATTTAACACTCTGGATTTTTCTTGCTATGCTCACCGGAATTGGCCTGGGAGCAATATTTCCGGGTATCTCTGATGCTGCCAATACTTTGAGCACCGGAACCACCAATATTCCGTTGGCAGCAGGATTGATTTTAATGATGTATCCTCCGTTGGCAAAAGTGGACTATTCATTGCTGCCTATGGCTTTTAAAGATAAAAAAGTAATCAGTATTTCCCTGTTCCTAAACTGGATCGTAGGCCCATGTTTAATGTTTGCTCTCGCAGTATTATTTCTGAGAAATGAACCGGATTATATGATAGGTTTGATTTTAATAGGCCTGGCAAGATGTATTGCCATGGTAATTGTCTGGAATGATTTGGCTAAAGGAAACAGAGAATATGCAGCTCTGCTGATTGCACTGAACTCTATTTTCCAGATAATAAGCTACAGCTTTTTTGTGTGGCTCTTTATCAATGTACTGCCTGAAAAGTTGGGATTCGCAAGTTTCAATATAAAAATATCTATGAAAGAGGTTACAGAGAGCGTACTGATTTATCTGGGAGTGCCTTTTTTGGCTGGTTTCTTAAGTAGATATTTCTTAATCAAATTCAAAGGAAAAGACTGGTACAACAGGATATTTATTCCGGCGGTTTCACCCATAACATTGTATGCATTGCTTTTTACCATCGTTTTGATGTTCAGCCTGAAAGGAGATAAGATTCTGGAACTGCCTATGGATGTGCTGAAGGTTGCCATTCCTCTGACCATTTATTTTATGCTGATGTTTTTTATAAGTTTCCTGATCAATAAGGCTTTAAAAGTCTCTTATGATAAAAATGTTTCTATAGCATTCACAGCTGCAGGAAATAATTTTGAGCTGGCTATTGCAGTTTCTATTGCAGTTTTCGGACTGCACTCTCCACAGGCATTCGTAGGGGTGATTGGTCCTTTGATTGAAGTTCCTGTTTTAATTTTATTGGTAAAGGCCAGTGTATGGCTCAAGAAGAGATACTATCATTAATTATATTGAACCTGTTTAAACTTTTATCGATTTCCAGCTCTTTACTCACATTGAAATTCATATAATTAGAAGTCTTAAAATACTTTAGTTCATTATAGAATGGTTAATATCTTACTGCGTAAATAAGTTCACTTTAGATGGAAATCAAAGATTTTTAAAAATTTGAGTGTTCTTACATGCACAGAATCTGTTTCTTTCATGAACTAAAGTGTTTAATATGTTGCATCTTTTTGGTTGCTTTGTACATTGAAATTTATGATGTAAAAATAGTGTAAACAGCTTTTATGCTTTAATTTATTTTATAATAGGGTTCCGAATAATATTTACTGGGTTTAATGTATGCTATTTCTCTGTCTGCATCAAAAATCCATATAAATCTACGAAGCATATCTGCTCCAAAATAGCTTACGTTTTGTGTTTTCAGTTCTCCAGAGAAAAAACCAACTGAAACATCCTTAAATACAAATTTTTCGAGTTTAAAAAAAGGAAGAACTGCCTGTTTGGTAATAAGGCTTTGCCCTTCTGAGTTTTTTAAGGTCTTCTCTCCGGTGACTTTCAGCTTTTTGCTAAGCTCATATTTCTCCGCAAAATCATTACTGTATAAGATCCCCCCGGAATAGCCGGATTGAAGAACAAAATAACCCTCCTGCTGACGTTTACCATCCACTACATTATCTGCCGATATATAAAGACCTTCATTATTTAAAATAATTTTTACAGGCTGAAACCCGTTCAGGTCGGGCTTTTGCTTCTGATCGTAAATGACAAACTGGTTGTTGTCATAATCTATCATAAAGGTTTTTCCTTCAAAAATGCCGGTACCTACTTTTCCGTCAGCTTCATGGCCGGTGAGCTGGTGATTAAAAAAGCGAATGTTTTTCCAGGACAGTTTTCCAATATTCAGAGTATTATCATCACTTATTTCTTCTTTATTGAAAATAATGTGATCAGCTTTCCGCTGGCGTTCAGGAGAAATGGAGCAGTCCCTCATGGCAATCTGAAACATAAGATCCAGAGAATCTTTTTTATTCACCAGGGATTTTACAATGATATTATTGTTTTTAGTGATTCTGAACGGAATCTTTTGCTGCGCTTGTAAGCTGAAAAGTCCTGCAGAAAGGAATAGAAATAGACCTGTTTTTTTTAGCATTGTTGGTGATTAGTGTTTTAACAGCTTAAAATTACCCATTATCCCGGGAAAAACAAATAATAAAGTAAAATGGCTAAGTAAATTCCAGTGCTATGGCATGAATCCTTTCGTGTGGTAGCGGAGAAAAGCGATTAAAAGAAGTGACATATTCAATGGTTAGTAATGTATTTAAAAGGATTTGCCCGGAAAAATATGTTAATAGAAAAATATCGAGAAAGCAAAAATTATTAAAATTTGGGAAAGCTATTTTGTTTTGATTTTTGTAATTTTAAGCAAAAATTTACACGTGAAAAAGTTAATAGCAGCAGTTTGCATTTCAGTTTCAACATTCAGTTTTGCACAGGACTATTCTGTACCCGCAGTAAGTCCGCGTCAGAAGGTAGAACAGCAGTTTTCTATGTCTAAGATTTCCATCGACTATGGTAGACCAGGAGTAAAAGGGCGTAAGATTTTCGGAGAACTTGTTCCTTACGGTCAGGTTTGGAGAGCCGGAGCGAACTCATCTACAAAAATTACATTCGGACAGGCGGTTAGCTTTGGTGGAAAAACAGTGGCACCAGGAACTTATGGTTTGTTCATTGTTCCAACTGAAAAAGAATGGAAAATAATTTTAAATAAAGATTTCCAGCAGTGGGGAGCTTATACTTATGATCCTAAACAGGATGTGGTAGATGTTACTGTACCTGTTAACCCATTAACGGATAAGCAGGAATGGTTCGAGATTACCCTTAATCCTACAGATGAAAACTCAGGTAACTTAGTGATCAAATGGGATATGGCACAGGCAGAAATTCCGTTGAAGCCATCAAAATTAGATACTGTAATTAAGATTTCTGATAAGTTGAAAGAAATCAAGAAAATAGAATCAGACTCTAACAAAAAAGGCTAACAATGAATTTTTCTGTTCAACCTGTTTTAGAGAATGAAGAATATCAATTAATCCCCTTACAGCAAGGGGATTTTGAATCTTTATATGAAGTAGCTTCCGATCCTAAAGTATGGGAACAGCATCCCAATAAAGATCGTTATCAGAGAGAAGTTTTTGAGAATTTTTTCAGAGGAGCGATAGAGAGTGGCGGTGCTTTTAAAATTATTGAGAAAGCTACAGGAGATATATTGGGAAGCAGCCGCTATTATGACTTTGATAAAGAGGATAATCATATTTTTATAGGTTATACTTTCTATGGAACAAAGTCATGGGGAAAGGGAATCAACCCGCAGATTAAAAAACTGATGCTGGATTATATTTTCCAGTTTGTAGATAAGGTTCACTTTCATATCGGAAAAGAAAATTTCCGTTCCCAGACAGCATTAGAAAGATTGGGCGGTAAAAAAATAGCTGAAGAAGAAGTGGCTTATTTTGCAGAGCCTACAAGAACCAATTTTGTTTATGAAATCACAAAAGAAGATTGGGTATGAAAAAATATAAAATTCAACAGTCTCCCTTTGTAGTACCCACTACAGACGGAAAACTTATCGAAGAACATTGGGGGAATTCTACAGGGAATTCTAATGTTTCAATTGCTCATATGGTAGCACCTCCGGATTGGAGCGAGCCTCACCAGACTCCTGAATTTGATGAATTTACTTATATCATTTCAGGAAAAAAACAATTTGAAATTGATGGTGAAAACGTAATATTGGAAAAAGGACAGAGTATTCTTATTGAAAAAGGAGCCCGGATCCGTTACAGTAATCCGTTTTCTGAACCCTGCGAATACCTTGCTATCTGTCTGCCTGCCTTTTCTATGGAACTGGTGAACAGGGAAGTGGAAGGTGTAGATTAAGAAGGTAAAAGGTAAATTTTCGGATTTGCTTTTTTAATAATTTTTTGTAAAGTATACAACAGATATTTGCCGGACAAAATGCTTTGAGACCTTTGCTCAAAGCATTTTTTATTAAACCACAAAGGTGGTACAAAAATTTTTGTATTTCCTTAAACTTTCTAAAGTGTAAAAAAGTGTTTAAAAAAGAAAACCTTTTGTGACTAAGTTTAAACATTCCTATAGATAATTCACAGATTATAATCCACAAATTTCTACAGCCCGAAATTATTTTGTATGTTCGCGCGCTTAAATTTATTAAGAATACTTTTTAAAATACTATGAAAAACAAATTATCGACTGTGCTATTACTAGGCATTGCGCTTTCTGCTACTTCTTGTGCAACCATCTTTACAGGTTCTAAAGACAAAATATCTTTCAACTCAAGCCCTGAAGGAGCTAAAGTATTGCATAAAGGAATTGAAAAATGTGTTACGCCTTGTATTGCCGAAATTCCAAGATCGTTGAGCAAACAGACCGTTACATTAGAAAAAGAAGGGTTTGTAAGCAAGGAATTCAAACTTACTAAAACCTTTAATGCAGTGACCTTGTTAAATATCCTTTTTGGCGGGGCTATTGGGGTTGGAATTGATGCTGCTACAGGTTCTCTGACGAAGTATTCACCAAAGAAATACGATGTTGAGCTTGAAGCTAAACCGTAACAGACCCATCATAAAAATACAAAAAAGGCAAATTCGCGATCAGCGGGTTTGCCTTTTTTTATGAGTTGTTATTTTAAAATTTCTTTCAGAAACATCAGCGTGTGATTCCATGCTCTTTTAGCCATTACCTCATTATAATCCGGTGATTTCGGATCGGTAAAAGTATGCTTAGAGTGGGCATAGGTGATAATCTGCCAGTCTGCATTACCTTCATTCATTTCTTTGATGAGGTTTTCATAATCCTGTGGAGTGACACTTTTATCATCAGCAGGATTTTCTACAAGAATTTTTGCCGTTAATGCTTCATTCTTTCTGTTCTGATCCCTCGCGAGACTTCCGTGGATAGAAACAACGCCCGCTACAGGTAGGTGGCCTCTTGCCGATTCTAAAGCTCCGGTACCTCCAAAGCAGTATCCAATGACCGCAGTTTTGTCAGAGATCGCTCCGTTTTTTTTAAGCTGTTCCAGCGCCAAAGAAATCCTTTTTTGGTATTCCTGAAAATTTTGCTTGTAGTAGCCTGAGCTTTTTGCAGCCGACTCATTATCAGCCGGAAGCTTGCCTTCACCATAAATGTCAGCGATAAAAGCGATATATCCTTGTTTTTCAAGTTCAAGAGCTGCTGTTTTTGCTTCCTCATCAATTCCTTTCCAGGCCGGAAGTATCAGAACACCCGGAAGTTTTTTCCCTGCATTAGAAGTCACCAGGCCGTTCAGCTTTTGGGAGCCGTCCTGATAGGAAACAGTTTTAAGTTTTTGACTGAAAAGACTTCCTGAAGCCATAATCATTGTGGTTAATAAGATTGAACGTATCATATTTTGCTTTGTAAAGTTTATTAAGTAATCTTCAACTAAATTAATCAAAATAACTCATAATTATAGTGAAAGACCGCTGTAAATTCTAATCACCCGAATTGTATTCCTAAATGAGTTAATTCCTCCTCCAAATTAGTTTCAGGAGTAATATGAATGGTGATAAATCCTAAAGTTTTTGCCATTTCAATATTCTTGGGATTGTCATCAATGAAAACAGACTCCTCAGCCTTTATATTGTATCTTTCCAGTAAAATATGCCATATTCTCGGATCAGGTTTGATTAGTTTCTCAGTTCCGGAAACTACAATTTTATCATCAAAAATCTGGAAGAAATCATAGTTTTCCAAAGCGTAAGGAAATGTTTCTTCAGACCAGTTGGTCAGTCCGAACAGATGATATTTCGTGTTTTTTAGTTTTCTTAATACTTCTACGTTTTGAGGAATATCACTTTTCAGCATCACGGTCCAGTTATCGTAATAAGCTTTGATTTCCTTTTCCCATTCCGGGAACTTCTTTACCTGAATTTCCGTTCCTTCAGAAAGACTTCTTCCTCTGTCCTGTTCTTCATTCCATTCAGACTGGGCAATATGTTCAAGAAAGTATTCCATTTTTTCATCATCATTGAAATAGTCTTTAAAAAAATATCTCGGATTCCAATCCATCAGTACGCCTCCGAAATCGAATATAATGTTCTTAATGTTCATATTTTAAATTATGTTTTAAAATTAGGTAATTTTTACCCGATCCTTGTGCTTTGTGTATTAACATAAAATTTAAACCAGATTAATTTTTTATAATTGACCAGTATTAAAGATGATATGAATGAAATTGTTTCTTTCGAAGTTTTAGCATAAGCTACAAAGTTGAAGTTTTGTTTAAAGTAAAATTTTTGAATAAAAAAAACCGGAAGAAATCTTCCGGCTCATTATATTGTTCTATCCATGATGCCCGTCATGGTGATCGTTGTGATTGTCATCACGGTGATTATTAAACCTTCTATCATGAGGCATTTGTGGTCTGTCATGATGATTTCTGTAATCATTGTCATATTTCAACCTTGGATTCTGTCCCTGATAATAGCGTGAAGAAAATTTTTTGTACTGTGCGGGAGTCATTATTCTTTCCATAGCATAGTAGCGGTCTGTATACCATCTGTTGGGTGCTTTACCATAAACACGATTCCAGGAGTTGTAATCCGGGTAACGATTATTCAATAATGTTAGCTGATTTATCTGATTGTTGTTTAATCCAAGAAAAATAGCAACCTGTCCCCAATTAATAGAGGAAACACTTCCTCTGTAATCATTGTAATAACTCTGTGAAAAGCCTAATGTGAATACACCAAGGGCTGCCACAATTAATAACTTTTTCATAATTAAAATTGTATTTTAAAACTAAGTATAGAATACCCAAAAGCATACCGTTTCAGTTTGTTTTAAGATACATTTATGATTTAGCTCAGCTTTGCTTTTTTATTGAGGCTTGTAAAACTGATACTGCCCATTTTCATAATAGGCATTAATGTGCTGCAATCCGTTGGTAAGGATGATTTCTCTGGCCCCGATAATGGAGTTATATCTGGCGGTCTGTTCAAATGTTTTTTCTGTTAATTTGATTTGCGGGGCCTTACATTCAATTAGAATTACGGGCTCTGTTTTCTCAGTAACCAGAAGATCTATACGTTTGGTAAGGCCATTCAGCACAATCTTTTTTTCGGTGATAAGTGCCGATGCAGAATAGGATTTTACAGTAAGATAATAGTGTACCCAGTGCTGTCTGACCCATTCCTCAGGAGTGAGCAGAAGATAAGTTTTACGAACCAAATCATAAATAAAAAACTTATCTTTGTCTTTCTTGAATTTAAAATCAAAAGTTTCCTGAAAATTCAGTTTTGGAAGTTCCATTAATAAGATGAAAGAATTAGATTTAATCCTCAAAAATATTAAAAATAAAGAAGTTTTACCTATTTATTTTTTCCATGGAGAAGAAGCCTACTTTATTGATGTTGCCGTAAAAGCCCTTGAGCATAACTTTTTGGAGGAAGATGAAAAGGCTTTTAACCAAACGGTTACCTATGGCAAAGATACTTCTTATCAGGAAGTTCTTTCTTTGGCCAGACAGTTCCCGATGATGGGGGATAAGCAGGTTATTATCGTCAAAGAAGCCCAGGACTTAAGATTCAATGAAGAGGAAAACAGAATTCTTGAATCCTATGTAGAAAATCCTGTGCCTTCCACAGTATTGGTTTTTGCCCACAAGCATAAGAAACTGGACAGCAGAAAAAAGGCGGCCAAAGCTTTAGAAAAAACAAAGGCTCTTTTCCTTAGCGAATCGGTAAAGGAAAATAACCTTCCAAAATGGATTGCCGATGAATGTATAGCCCTGAAAATAAAAACAGCACCCAATATTTCACACCTTCTGGCAGAATATCTTGGAAACGATCTGTCCAGAATTGCGAATGAGCTGAATAAACTGAAAATTATCCTTAAAGAAGGTGATATCCTCGACGGAACTATCATTGAGAATCATATAGGTATCAGTAAAGAATACAATATTTTTGAGCTGCAGAAAGCATTAGGAACAAAAAATGCCAATACAGCCTTTAAGATCGCCCACTTTATGGGTAAGAATCCAAAGAATAATCCGTTTGTAATGATGCTGGCAAGCCTTTACAATTACTTTTCCAATGTCATTATCTATCAGACGATGGCAGGACAGCCTCCGCAGACTATTGCCTCCCAAATGGGGGTAAATCCTTATTTTATCAAAGATTATGCGGAAAGCGCAAGACTTTATCCCTTAAAACACGCCACAAGAGTTATTTCTATCTTAAGAGAATTTGATATGAAAGGAAAAGGACTTGGAGCAGTGAATATGGGAGAGGCAGAGCTGATCAAAGAACTGGTGTATAAGATCATTAACGTAGATAAGATTAAGATGAAGGTGTAGGGAGTTGAAATGGAAAGATGAAAATCAGAAATGAATAATGAGGAGTTGGCAACTGAAGTCGGAACGTGAAGAATTCATGGATATATGACAGGAAATACACAATTTAAT
This genomic window from Chryseobacterium sp. MEBOG06 contains:
- a CDS encoding PepSY-associated TM helix domain-containing protein, coding for MENKKTNTKKKQGKSLTKRVTGWLHLWLGLVSGIIVLTVTLSGTVFVFCDEIIDWCGGSAKYVQAPDNKKKMAPEELLVQFQKQVPGRRAFYFDTYKDADRTFRVASATQPPKDKNEAKAAQPQKKSRGPRGVFAYHYLDPYTGKIMGSTKSYEFFYVVAHIHAQLLAGKLGKTVVGIASIIFFIQLISGLILWWPKKWNKTTRTAAFKIKAGTKWRRKNYDFHNVFGFYTLLPAVFITITGLIMAYKVLTDLTQEAFGGVADPHKIAEKYEPKFDPEKKALPFTDFIDRNFKEIPEAKQIRMSVPRNDSSTVYNVVAAHFIGLKSISKGKSREINKYTGNEIHYPKEVQMHEVIEHMNFDLHVGYWGGMFGKIFTFIIGIICTSLPVTGFLIWWGRRNKSSGKNKEIKNIHQHRKEGHHEQLV
- a CDS encoding alpha/beta hydrolase produces the protein MNNWFKFLYLTVFAFSISGKAQEKVTIGEKQNLFSKILNENREVWIHLPKTYNDKTINPAKYPVIYLLDGEINFEYYTGMSDFLARTPYADIPECIVVGIKNTERTRDLTPTKSHRKSPVNPDLILFADSGGSENFTNFLQEELKPWINRNYRTQDLSILVGHSFGGLFAINTFLIHPDYFNAYVANDPSLWWDNKITVSRTKDYLEKNKKFPAKKSLYVSQADNEEQQKNWNSDMTQAIEEFKGIIEQNGSLNYKHSFFPGEVHGTVSYPANYEALKFIFKGFRTDIKRLAKNPEQLEVDYKKLSDKTGTEFLPSEAYLNVVLKFMKSNDFKETETYFMNLKNKLYPKVK
- a CDS encoding ArsR/SmtB family transcription factor, producing MGLTKTEIFTEEQNRLAALFKVLGHPARISILQHIINQKACICNDLVEELGLAQATISQHLKELKNTGIIKGSIEGKSVCYCINEKVWKEVQSQFNLFFNQQANIDQCC
- a CDS encoding protein-tyrosine-phosphatase → MNVNLSKTIQKALFLKPINEDRKKIVQPLIEFIQKKVTHNEAVNISFICTHNSRRSHFSQIWAQVAAAHFGIANVFCYSGGTEETALFPKVAETLIHQGFIIFKISENDNPVYAIKYDKNAFPVIGFSKKYDSLFNPDSGFAAVITCSQADDGCPYIAGAEVRIPITYEDPKYSDNLPVQEEVYHQRSLEIASEMLYVFSMIKK
- the arsB gene encoding ACR3 family arsenite efflux transporter; its protein translation is MNPKLKLLDRYLTLWIFLAMLTGIGLGAIFPGISDAANTLSTGTTNIPLAAGLILMMYPPLAKVDYSLLPMAFKDKKVISISLFLNWIVGPCLMFALAVLFLRNEPDYMIGLILIGLARCIAMVIVWNDLAKGNREYAALLIALNSIFQIISYSFFVWLFINVLPEKLGFASFNIKISMKEVTESVLIYLGVPFLAGFLSRYFLIKFKGKDWYNRIFIPAVSPITLYALLFTIVLMFSLKGDKILELPMDVLKVAIPLTIYFMLMFFISFLINKALKVSYDKNVSIAFTAAGNNFELAIAVSIAVFGLHSPQAFVGVIGPLIEVPVLILLVKASVWLKKRYYH
- a CDS encoding DUF2911 domain-containing protein codes for the protein MKKLIAAVCISVSTFSFAQDYSVPAVSPRQKVEQQFSMSKISIDYGRPGVKGRKIFGELVPYGQVWRAGANSSTKITFGQAVSFGGKTVAPGTYGLFIVPTEKEWKIILNKDFQQWGAYTYDPKQDVVDVTVPVNPLTDKQEWFEITLNPTDENSGNLVIKWDMAQAEIPLKPSKLDTVIKISDKLKEIKKIESDSNKKG
- a CDS encoding GNAT family N-acetyltransferase; this translates as MNFSVQPVLENEEYQLIPLQQGDFESLYEVASDPKVWEQHPNKDRYQREVFENFFRGAIESGGAFKIIEKATGDILGSSRYYDFDKEDNHIFIGYTFYGTKSWGKGINPQIKKLMLDYIFQFVDKVHFHIGKENFRSQTALERLGGKKIAEEEVAYFAEPTRTNFVYEITKEDWV
- a CDS encoding cupin domain-containing protein, encoding MKKYKIQQSPFVVPTTDGKLIEEHWGNSTGNSNVSIAHMVAPPDWSEPHQTPEFDEFTYIISGKKQFEIDGENVILEKGQSILIEKGARIRYSNPFSEPCEYLAICLPAFSMELVNREVEGVD
- a CDS encoding PEGA domain-containing protein, encoding MKNKLSTVLLLGIALSATSCATIFTGSKDKISFNSSPEGAKVLHKGIEKCVTPCIAEIPRSLSKQTVTLEKEGFVSKEFKLTKTFNAVTLLNILFGGAIGVGIDAATGSLTKYSPKKYDVELEAKP
- a CDS encoding dienelactone hydrolase family protein — translated: MIRSILLTTMIMASGSLFSQKLKTVSYQDGSQKLNGLVTSNAGKKLPGVLILPAWKGIDEEAKTAALELEKQGYIAFIADIYGEGKLPADNESAAKSSGYYKQNFQEYQKRISLALEQLKKNGAISDKTAVIGYCFGGTGALESARGHLPVAGVVSIHGSLARDQNRKNEALTAKILVENPADDKSVTPQDYENLIKEMNEGNADWQIITYAHSKHTFTDPKSPDYNEVMAKRAWNHTLMFLKEILK
- a CDS encoding HAD family hydrolase, whose translation is MNIKNIIFDFGGVLMDWNPRYFFKDYFNDDEKMEYFLEHIAQSEWNEEQDRGRSLSEGTEIQVKKFPEWEKEIKAYYDNWTVMLKSDIPQNVEVLRKLKNTKYHLFGLTNWSEETFPYALENYDFFQIFDDKIVVSGTEKLIKPDPRIWHILLERYNIKAEESVFIDDNPKNIEMAKTLGFITIHITPETNLEEELTHLGIQFG
- a CDS encoding type I restriction enzyme HsdR N-terminal domain-containing protein translates to MELPKLNFQETFDFKFKKDKDKFFIYDLVRKTYLLLTPEEWVRQHWVHYYLTVKSYSASALITEKKIVLNGLTKRIDLLVTEKTEPVILIECKAPQIKLTEKTFEQTARYNSIIGAREIILTNGLQHINAYYENGQYQFYKPQ
- the holA gene encoding DNA polymerase III subunit delta → MKELDLILKNIKNKEVLPIYFFHGEEAYFIDVAVKALEHNFLEEDEKAFNQTVTYGKDTSYQEVLSLARQFPMMGDKQVIIVKEAQDLRFNEEENRILESYVENPVPSTVLVFAHKHKKLDSRKKAAKALEKTKALFLSESVKENNLPKWIADECIALKIKTAPNISHLLAEYLGNDLSRIANELNKLKIILKEGDILDGTIIENHIGISKEYNIFELQKALGTKNANTAFKIAHFMGKNPKNNPFVMMLASLYNYFSNVIIYQTMAGQPPQTIASQMGVNPYFIKDYAESARLYPLKHATRVISILREFDMKGKGLGAVNMGEAELIKELVYKIINVDKIKMKV